In Schistocerca nitens isolate TAMUIC-IGC-003100 chromosome 10, iqSchNite1.1, whole genome shotgun sequence, a single window of DNA contains:
- the LOC126210654 gene encoding LOW QUALITY PROTEIN: zinc finger protein 271-like (The sequence of the model RefSeq protein was modified relative to this genomic sequence to represent the inferred CDS: substituted 1 base at 1 genomic stop codon) — MSLRVHSGERPYSCGVCNKSFTRTVPVGVEGNKGTGASGCLVTKVTLPGAAGKGAICKKTFPQRQHPKDQNHGDSHEFPHSCNVCHKTFTRSNSLKTHFRLHTGERPYSCDLCHKRFKRSSILKDHIRVHTGDRPCTCGVCGKSFSKDSDLRRHMTVHTGERPYRCSICKKTFSQSSTLKHHSLLHTGERPFSCDICKKTFTQSTHLKQHSLLHANDSPHSCDLCHKRFTTSSILKDHLRVHTGERPFTCNVCSKSFRKDGDLRRHMSVHTGKRPYVCSVCNKTFAQSSTLKHHTLLHTGERPYSCDVCNKTFTQSSTLNQHMGLHTGERPYSCNICKKTFTLRSTLKQHFRLHTGEHPYSCGICSKTFTHRSCLKRHSEKHSHXCPYSCSVCHKRFKGISVLKEHLHIHTGN; from the coding sequence TACTGTCCCCGTTGGCGTGGAGGGCAACAAAGGCACTGGTGCCAGTGGCTGTTTGGTTACCAAAGTTACCCTGCCTGGAGCAGCAGGCAAGGGTGCTATCTGCAAAAAGACGTTCCCACAGCGGCAGCACCCGAAAGATCAAAACCACGGGGACAGTCATGAATTTCCGCATTCCTGTAATGTGTGTCACAAGACATTCACAAGGAGTAACTCTTTAAAGACACACTTCCGCCTGCACACTGGTGAGCGCCCATACAGCTGTGACTTGTGTCACAAGAGATTCAAGAGAAGCAGCATTCTGAAGGATCACATACGTGTTCACACAGGTGACCGTCCCTGCACTTGTGGTGTGTGTGGCAAATCATTCAGTAAGGATAGTGACCTGAGGAGACATATGACTGTGCACACTGGTGAACGACCATACAGATGTAGCATTTGCAAGAAGACGTTTTCACAAAGTAGCACACTAAAGCACCATTCATTGCTGCACACTGGCGAGCGCCCGTTCAGCTGCGACATTTGCAAAAAGACATTCACACAAAGTACTCACCTGAAGCAGCATTCACTGCTGCATGCTAACGATAGTCCCCACAGCTGCGATTTGTGCCACAAGCGATTCACAACCAGCAGCATCCTGAAGGATCACTTACGGGTGCACACAGGCGAGCGTCCCTTCACTTGTAACGTGTGCAGCAAATCATTCAGGAAAGATGGTGACCTGAGAAGGCATATGAGTGTGCACACTGGTAAGCGCCCATACGTCTGTAGCGTTTGCAATAAGACATTTGCACAAAGTAGCACACTCAAGCATCACACATTATTGCACACAGGTGAGCGCCCATACAGCTGTGACGTTTGTAACAAGACGTTCACTCAAAGTAGTACACTGAATCAGCACATGGGGTTGCACACTGGTGAGCGCCCGTACAGCTGTAACATTTGCAAAAAGACTTTCACACTCCGTAGCACTCTGAAGCAACATTTTCGGCTGCACACTGGCGAGCACCCATACAGCTGTGGCATTTGCAGCAAGACATTCACACACAGAAGCTGCCTGAAGAGGCATTCAGAGAAGCACAGTCATTAATGCCCATATAGCTGTAGTGTTTGCCATAAGAGATTCAAGGGCATCAGTGTCCTGAAGGAGCATTTACATATACACACTGGCAACTAA